One segment of Carya illinoinensis cultivar Pawnee chromosome 13, C.illinoinensisPawnee_v1, whole genome shotgun sequence DNA contains the following:
- the LOC122291762 gene encoding uncharacterized protein LOC122291762 encodes MALPSFTALSIVSLSSFSRCFPHKDTTTFYYSPSPYPKAHSAKPCKPTRNFSNYSFRLSYRFSAVEDEDDRDDYDFEEAVALFNDREYYKCHDFLEALWNDAQEPTRILIHGILQCAVGFHHLFNQNHKGAMMELGEGLCKLRKMDFESGPFHEFEREISAALDFIYETQIELAACTDDICLAMDQSERSYQLLGGYGAGQHLYSLQTESDRVTYITFCPQRSYCVSKPSRVKLPILNATKEHLVAFEYH; translated from the exons ATGGCGCTTCCATCCTTTACCGCTCTCAGTATTGTTTCTCTTTCCTCATTCTCTCGTTGTTTTCCTCATAAAGATACTACCACGTTTTATTATTCACCATCTCCATACCCCAAAGCTCATTCTGCAAAACCCTGCAAACCCACGAGAAACTTTTCCAACTATTCCTTCCGCCTTTCGTATCGGTTCTCTGCTGTGGAGGATGAAGATGACAGAGATGATTATGACTTTGAAGAGGCGGTCGCGCTCTTCAATGACAGAGAATACTATAAATGCCATGACTTTCTTGAAGCTCTCTGGAACGACGCCCAAGAGCCTACAAGAATTCTGATTCACGGCATTCTGCAATGTGCAGTGGGATTTCATCACCTCTTTAATCAG AACCATAAAGGAGCCATGATGGAGCTGGGAGAGGGACTATGTAAACTGAGAAAGATGGATTTTGAGAGCGGACCTTTTCATGAGTTTGAGCGAGAGATATCTGCAGCTCTGGATTTCATTTACGAGACCCAGATCGAATTAGCTGCAT GCACTGATGACATTTGTCTTGCAATGGATCAATCAGAGAGGTCGTACCAACTTCTTGGGGGATACGGTGCTGGACAGCATCTGTACAGTCTTCAAACCGAGTCTGATCGAGTTACCTACATTACTTTCTGCCCTCAGAGGTCGTATTGCGTCAGTAAGCCATCAAGGGTAAAGCTTCCGATACTAAATGCAACCAAAGAACACCTCGTAGCTTTCGAGTACCATTGA